The DNA window ACACATTCAGGGGAGCAGTTGGAGCTTCTTTGTACAGAGCATGGATTCAGAAATTCAATGTGATCATCAACATTGAATGAAGTCCCCGTGGAGAGGCAAAACCCTTCTGCTCGGGAGTGAAGGGATGCTATCAGTGTTTATGTGCTGTAATACTGCGAAAGCACCGATCAGCAAAGATGCTTATCAGACAAAAGATGTGTGAGTCAGATTAAGTCAATATTCTCTGCCTCTGCTGACAGATCAACCACAGGACAATACCTCTACTCTTACTTAGCGACCTTTTAGATACTGCTCGATAAGATGTTTTGTATGCAAAACGAATAAATGATACACATGATGAGGGGGAAGCATGTAAGAATGATGGGGGGCGAATAAGATTTAAGGGGTTATTGtcaattttgcacattttgcaacataAATTCTTTAAGATAATAATATTCCTGCATCTTTAAAATGGCTGTCACATCAACCTTTATAACTCAGAAATATATAAAGGCAAACCTATTAAAAGGACAACCATACAGTAAGAATGATATATTCACTTTGTTGATATTAAAGGGAATACTTCAGTTGCAAAATTGTTGTTTCTGTTGGCATTGTTGTTATTGAAATGAATAGACGTGCTATCAGTGCATGTGAGCTCTAATACTGAATGCACTAATCAGCACAGAAGCTTATCAGACAAAAGGCGGATGAGTCACAGACACAAGATATTCACCTCTTCAGCTGCCAATCAAGTGGAGGAACATGCCTCAGCATGAAATTTAAGtacaagaaaaataataaatagcCATGGTATTacataaaaggaaaaacagaaggAATAGTTGGGGGCAGATGAAGTTCAAGGCGATATTGTCTTGGAAAAACACTCTCCAAACATGAATTCTTAAGATGGCCCCATGCATCCTGGTCCTCAGTAGCCTCTAACCTCTGTCTGAACCACGCTCACTGTGTGACACTGGCTCACATTTCACATATGGAGCTCACTGCTTTAATGATCAAAGGCTTTCACTGACAGGCCCACTGTGAGCCAATGGACTGCTGTGTACATTGGTTTCTGCTCTGAAAACTTAGTTTATTAAGTGAGCAGTCACATCAAAGCACATTTATCTCCGATGTGGCAGGAGGGAGCCTTGAGACTgttccaaaaacacacacatatggaggAGCCTCACACACTCAGCACACACTCATAAATCGAAGTCTGATAGGATTTACCTCTCTTAAACTCCTCCAGCATCACATCCAGCTTGGTGTCATTGAACACGCAGTGCATTGGATGCTTGTAAAACTGAGTGATTGTTTTCAGAGGAGTGCAGTCGTCAGGATCCACGAAGGCCAAGTCTTTCACAAACAGGATGTCCACGATGTTGGACCTGTCGTTCTCGTAGACCGGGATCCTCGTGAACCCGCTCTGCATCACGTCTGACATGGTGCAGAAGTCCAGCGCTGCGTCTGAGGAGAGCATGTAGCAGTCTGACAGTGGGGTCAGCACGTCCTCCACGGTTTTAGTTCGCAGCTCCAGCGCTCCTTGGATGATGTTGAGCTCCTCTTTGACCAGGTCGTGGTACGGGTCTGTGACGCGCAGCATGGCCACCAACTTCTCCCTGGTGTAGAAGCTGCTGATCTCCTGGTGCAGTAAGAaatccaggatctttgagacgGGGTAGGCGATGGGGAAGAAGACCAGCATAAGGAGGCGGGTGGCGCAGAGCGTCTTGGACGCGATGGCGAGGCTGTGCCTGGACGCCACGGAGTGAGGTAAAATCTCTCCAATAAAGAATATCCCAAAAGTGCATGAGGCAGTTGAAAGTGCAGTCATTCCTAAAATCTGGCACATCCACACCACAAAGCATGTGTTTGTAAGCACGTTGCCCAGCACTACCGTGCAGAGGATGTAGTTTCCATGTTTACGCACAGACTCTATATTCCGTGCGTATTTCTGCTCCTTCTCCGTGCCGCTGTTCTGCAGGACCCGAAGCTCCACGGGGTCCAGAGCCAGCATGCTGATGTTCAGCCCGCTGCAAAGCGCAGACAGCGCCAACAGCAGCACGGAGACCCCCGTCTGGAGCCAAACATCCGCCTCTTGAGGTCTCTCCACCACCGCCAACCAAAAGTCTTTGGTGCTGAAATGCTCCCATTTCACTCCATCGAATGCGCACATGGAGTAGTATTTGATCGCCTCTCCTCTGCGAAGGTCCTTCGCGAGCAGCTCCACCAAAACTGAGTTCTGACTTGAGGTGGATCTGAAGGAGCCCAGAAGCTCGATGTCCGAGCTCCGAGCATTTTCCTCGTCACACGGATTCCCTCTGGACTGGAGTCGCCTCTCCGAATCCCCACTGTCATCGCCTGGTTCCTCAATAAACGCTATCCACGGAGCCGCAGAAGCAGCATCAGGTCTGCCGCTGATGTTTGGACTGTTGGGATGCTCCGCGGCAAGAGCTGCAGTGTAGTAAACCCTCAGCATGAAGCGGGTCCCCTCGGTCGCCCTTAGTATCCCACCCTGTACGGACAGCTCTCCTCTATCAGTATCCTCCGGCCGGACGCCGAGCAGCGCTGCTGTTGGGTCCGGCAGAGATGAGAGGGtgacagtgaggaggaggagagagagccgGCGCGGATGCAGGATGCAGCAGAGAGCATCCGCAGCATCCGCAGCCATCATGCTGAATGAACTAGTGAAGGACATGGGAGAAGTGGGTCACGTGGTCTGCGGGTAGGATGGATGGAGCAGCTGGGTGGCCATATCCATGAAGCAGAGGATGGGTATGttactgacagagagagagagagagagagcgagaggaggggGGCACCAGAGTCCTTAAATATACATGACAACCCGTGACGTAAGCCTGCTGTATTTGCTCTCTGCCACTCTCTAAAAATAGAAAGCAGGAAATGCCCAATCATGAATGATTTATGTGATATGCACGGGATCAAACAACCCTGTAGAGACATGTAGATCAGCCGTATTGTGCTTAATATTAAACGGCTTTCAACAAAAATCATAGCAAAATAAAGATTACCACGAGTCTATCGAGTCTAAATGTCGGTCATACATCGCTCTAATTTAAGTATTAAGGCAATATTGCAAAAATGCCAAAATATAAAACcgcttaaatcatttttgggTTGCATTTTTGTATGtctccactagatggcagtatTATCACCCGCTTTAGTGCAGCCGATCTCAGAAGCACGACGTGCTGTTTACCAAGCTTCAAACTGAGAAATGCCGGGGATG is part of the Labrus bergylta chromosome 10, fLabBer1.1, whole genome shotgun sequence genome and encodes:
- the LOC109996734 gene encoding metal transporter CNNM1, whose amino-acid sequence is MSFTSSFSMMAADAADALCCILHPRRLSLLLLTVTLSSLPDPTAALLGVRPEDTDRGELSVQGGILRATEGTRFMLRVYYTAALAAEHPNSPNISGRPDAASAAPWIAFIEEPGDDSGDSERRLQSRGNPCDEENARSSDIELLGSFRSTSSQNSVLVELLAKDLRRGEAIKYYSMCAFDGVKWEHFSTKDFWLAVVERPQEADVWLQTGVSVLLLALSALCSGLNISMLALDPVELRVLQNSGTEKEQKYARNIESVRKHGNYILCTVVLGNVLTNTCFVVWMCQILGMTALSTASCTFGIFFIGEILPHSVASRHSLAIASKTLCATRLLMLVFFPIAYPVSKILDFLLHQEISSFYTREKLVAMLRVTDPYHDLVKEELNIIQGALELRTKTVEDVLTPLSDCYMLSSDAALDFCTMSDVMQSGFTRIPVYENDRSNIVDILFVKDLAFVDPDDCTPLKTITQFYKHPMHCVFNDTKLDVMLEEFKRGKSHLAVVQRVNSEGEGDPFYEVMGIVTLEDVIEEIIKSEIVDETDLYTDNRTKRRVSHHERKQQDFSIFKLAENELKVKISPQLLLATHRFLATEVEPFRPCHLSEKILLRLIKHPSVVQELKFNPKNKHAPQHYLFQRNKPVDYFVLILQGRVEVEIGKEALRFENGAFSYYGMPALIPPLPIGQRYSSRGSGLNQSDSLLSGGSVGQLTAGGGAYLPDYSVRQLTDLQIIKITRNHYQNALTASRMDSFPQTPDSLDLKERPPIPEARSHSIALPLTHTHTRLGLARLAHLHPHGGLRNMSQLNERNRIVRSKSDGQRSPNDTVFLRMDEIPYIHEDRPDIYGENDVPIESLPSTSPFISSRSLSSSEENIGKKLLRKLSNKRRKKSRDEEKSLEERSEGSSEQLPAAS